From one bacterium genomic stretch:
- a CDS encoding acyltransferase family protein: protein MSKDTRKSQSLGSDPFLQSDGTLPYLLRLRERSIQLVDDDDEPPPRRPTNRQSSAPPDLGPPVPEVPGYDEGDEAAGILDRLAGVLLEREDEERIASLISRHDARHYDSFGLNGRVARRALAVFKQLHENYFRVESHGHQVIPEKEGAILAANHGGLLPFDAAMIVVDIMLRAQPSRLARSVVDRWAGKLPFVNVFYARVGQVIGSRENFGALLRDDQLVLVFPEGMAGVRKRAAERYVLQDFHLGFVEESLKYRVPIIPVAVVGADDQAPILHNSKTLAKLLGLPFFPITPTFPLLGPLGLLPYPVKYEILYGDPFRFYEEFPVTAIKDPHAIRYMAEQVRRRIQVTLDQRVIARRSKRL, encoded by the coding sequence ATGAGCAAGGACACCCGGAAATCCCAATCGCTAGGCAGCGATCCCTTCCTTCAAAGCGATGGGACGCTTCCCTACCTGCTGCGCCTTCGCGAGCGCAGCATCCAACTCGTCGATGACGATGACGAGCCTCCTCCACGTCGTCCGACGAACCGCCAGTCGAGTGCGCCGCCCGATCTGGGTCCGCCAGTTCCGGAAGTTCCCGGATATGACGAAGGCGATGAAGCGGCCGGAATTCTCGATCGACTCGCGGGGGTATTGCTCGAACGCGAAGACGAGGAGCGCATCGCATCCCTCATCAGCCGCCATGATGCCCGTCACTACGATTCGTTCGGGCTCAACGGTCGCGTCGCCCGCCGAGCTTTGGCCGTCTTCAAGCAGCTACACGAGAACTACTTCAGGGTCGAGAGCCACGGCCATCAGGTGATCCCCGAGAAAGAGGGCGCGATCCTGGCCGCGAACCACGGAGGTCTGCTTCCTTTCGATGCAGCCATGATCGTGGTCGATATTATGTTGCGAGCGCAACCCTCGAGACTCGCTCGTAGTGTCGTGGATCGCTGGGCCGGTAAGCTGCCATTCGTCAACGTGTTCTACGCGCGAGTCGGGCAAGTGATCGGAAGTCGCGAGAACTTCGGCGCACTACTGCGCGACGATCAACTGGTTCTGGTATTTCCCGAAGGTATGGCGGGGGTGCGCAAGCGCGCAGCCGAACGCTACGTCCTGCAGGACTTCCACCTTGGCTTTGTCGAGGAATCGCTCAAGTACCGCGTGCCGATCATTCCGGTCGCGGTGGTGGGCGCGGACGACCAGGCGCCAATTCTTCACAATTCCAAGACGCTTGCGAAGTTACTCGGCTTGCCGTTCTTCCCGATCACGCCCACGTTTCCGCTGCTAGGCCCCCTGGGTTTGCTTCCCTATCCCGTGAAGTACGAGATCCTGTACGGCGATCCGTTCCGCTTTTACGAGGAGTTTCCAGTAACAGCAATCAAGGACCCTCACGCCATTCGTTACATGGCGGAGCAGGTGCGGCGGCGAATTCAGGTCACCCTCGATCAGAGGGTGATTGCACGCCGAAGCAAGCGATTGTGA
- a CDS encoding Rne/Rng family ribonuclease, whose protein sequence is MRNEIFVNVSPRETRVALREADKVVELHIERVNERGVVSGIYKGRVTRVLPGMQAAFVDIGLDRAGFLPAGDYRADLDDVDLDDDTNGGNNRGGRGRRGRAPTPQIEDVLQEGAEVVVQVSKEPLGTKGARITSRISLPGRHLVLMPWANRVGVSRRIVGDRERRRLRQIVEKFRPRELGFIVRTVSHGVSEADIKADIEYLTSQWELIQEKLKEHKDVPALVYEEPALHLRVLRDLVSHETKQIAVDDADAYGDMQAFAHKFMAAPRPRITHYRGTQPLFDSQRVENEIEEGLGRKVWLKSGGYLIIDQSEALTAVDVNTGRYTGGKGRNLEETTLKTNLEAVREIVHQLRFRNLGGLIILDLIDMEIAANRERVYKSLVEALREDKAKVNLLKISELGLVEMTRKRTRESLEQQLCNPCPVCEGKGYLQSSQTTSNRAFRELPRAATYLRGETLRLHCHNEVAEILTNDAAETVDLVRERLGRKVEIVANATFHPEQFEITSHGPRIPKAEPVAEPKPVAAEPEPVAAEPETAPEAEAALEAEQKASEEPEEDVPTVDVQASETPDAEQEIENPKLTNVNGADRAADAEPEAASEEQSGAEV, encoded by the coding sequence ATGCGAAACGAAATCTTCGTGAACGTCAGCCCGCGCGAAACGCGGGTGGCGCTCCGGGAAGCCGACAAGGTTGTCGAGCTTCACATCGAACGAGTCAATGAACGCGGCGTCGTCAGCGGGATCTACAAGGGACGCGTAACCCGGGTTCTCCCGGGCATGCAGGCCGCTTTCGTCGACATAGGCCTGGATCGGGCCGGCTTCCTGCCCGCCGGTGATTACCGCGCCGACCTGGATGATGTCGACCTCGACGACGACACCAATGGCGGCAACAACCGAGGTGGCCGCGGGCGCCGAGGCCGGGCGCCAACTCCTCAGATCGAGGACGTCCTCCAGGAGGGCGCCGAGGTCGTCGTTCAGGTTTCGAAGGAGCCTTTGGGCACGAAGGGCGCGCGAATCACCTCGCGCATCTCGTTGCCGGGTCGACACCTGGTTCTCATGCCCTGGGCCAATCGGGTCGGCGTTTCGAGACGCATCGTGGGGGATCGCGAACGGCGGCGCCTGCGACAGATCGTAGAGAAGTTCCGACCGCGCGAACTCGGATTCATCGTGCGCACCGTTTCGCACGGGGTCAGCGAAGCCGATATCAAGGCCGACATCGAATACCTGACCAGCCAGTGGGAGCTGATCCAGGAAAAGCTCAAGGAGCACAAGGACGTTCCCGCCCTGGTGTACGAAGAGCCCGCGCTGCACCTGCGAGTGCTGCGGGATCTGGTCTCGCACGAAACCAAGCAGATTGCGGTCGACGATGCGGATGCCTACGGGGATATGCAGGCCTTCGCTCACAAGTTCATGGCGGCACCTCGCCCCCGCATCACGCACTACCGGGGCACTCAGCCCCTGTTCGATTCACAGCGTGTCGAAAACGAGATCGAAGAGGGTCTGGGTCGCAAGGTCTGGCTGAAGTCGGGCGGCTATCTGATCATCGACCAGAGCGAAGCGCTCACTGCCGTAGACGTGAACACCGGCCGTTACACCGGGGGTAAGGGTCGAAATCTCGAAGAGACCACGCTCAAGACCAATCTCGAGGCGGTTCGCGAGATCGTGCACCAATTGCGCTTCCGCAACCTGGGTGGGTTGATCATCCTCGATCTGATCGACATGGAGATCGCCGCCAACCGCGAGAGGGTCTACAAGTCACTGGTCGAAGCGCTGCGCGAAGACAAGGCCAAGGTCAATCTACTCAAGATCTCCGAGCTCGGGCTGGTCGAGATGACGCGCAAGCGCACCCGGGAGAGTCTCGAACAACAGCTGTGCAACCCCTGTCCGGTATGCGAGGGCAAGGGCTACCTGCAGTCGAGTCAGACGACCTCGAACCGTGCTTTCCGGGAGTTGCCGCGTGCGGCCACCTATCTGCGCGGTGAAACGTTGCGACTGCACTGCCATAACGAAGTAGCCGAGATTCTGACGAACGACGCGGCGGAAACCGTCGATCTGGTTCGCGAGCGCCTGGGCCGGAAGGTCGAAATCGTGGCCAATGCCACCTTCCACCCCGAGCAGTTCGAAATCACCTCACATGGACCCCGTATCCCCAAGGCCGAGCCTGTCGCGGAGCCGAAGCCTGTTGCGGCCGAGCCGGAGCCTGTTGCCGCCGAGCCCGAAACTGCGCCGGAAGCTGAGGCCGCGCTCGAGGCCGAGCAGAAGGCTTCGGAAGAACCCGAAGAGGACGTTCCGACGGTTGACGTTCAAGCCTCCGAAACGCCTGACGCGGAGCAGGAAATCGAGAATCCGAAACTCACGAACGTCAATGGAGCGGATCGGGCGGCAGATGCCGAACCAGAAGCCGCTTCCGAGGAACAATCCGGCGCGGAAGTCTGA
- a CDS encoding L-seryl-tRNA(Sec) selenium transferase, producing MEGSEAVNARVRRLPPVDKLVEASGIDVELPRWSLLAGARGVLAEARSAILAGREDVSVELEELARLSRARAARLSQPWPVRVINATGIVLHTNLGRAPLAEDAAREVARAASGYSDLELDLSSGQRGSRTERVAELLCLIAGAEAAHVVNNNAAALLLAVEAIAAEREVVLSRGEMVEIGGSFRVPEIMEASHASLREIGTTNRTHLRDYERAINDRTGMLLKVHRSNFRIEGFTADVKLTELAELGARCSVPVVEDRGSGSFVDLREHGVPESEAWEGLRAGADLVLFSGDKLLGGPQAGILLGRAELIERVRRHPMARAMRVDKMTLAALHWTLRTLLDDRAEQIPVIGKLLEPPAALAARAHRLAAALVAVGWSEATVEELSSSVGGGALPEIQLPSWVVRIPSRSQESGKGRNANELSRLLRTGSPAILVRVHRDAIQLDCRTLCDAEIEAISMAFGKLFVDRSARSG from the coding sequence ATGGAAGGCTCCGAAGCGGTCAATGCACGCGTGAGGCGTTTACCGCCTGTGGACAAACTGGTAGAAGCCTCCGGAATTGATGTGGAACTGCCCCGATGGAGCCTTCTCGCGGGGGCCCGCGGGGTGCTGGCCGAGGCTCGCAGTGCGATTCTCGCGGGTCGCGAAGACGTCTCCGTGGAACTGGAGGAGTTGGCGCGCTTGAGTCGGGCCCGGGCCGCCCGCCTCAGCCAGCCCTGGCCTGTCCGGGTCATCAACGCCACCGGCATCGTGCTCCACACCAACCTGGGAAGGGCACCGTTGGCAGAGGACGCCGCGCGCGAAGTTGCGCGCGCCGCGTCGGGCTATTCCGACCTGGAACTCGACCTGTCCAGTGGCCAACGCGGTTCGCGAACCGAACGGGTCGCCGAATTGCTGTGCCTGATCGCGGGCGCGGAAGCAGCGCACGTAGTGAACAACAACGCCGCCGCTTTGCTGCTCGCAGTCGAAGCGATCGCCGCCGAGCGCGAGGTCGTTTTATCGCGCGGGGAAATGGTCGAAATCGGAGGTTCCTTCCGAGTACCGGAGATCATGGAGGCCAGCCACGCCAGTCTGCGAGAGATCGGCACGACCAACCGCACACATCTCCGCGATTACGAGAGAGCGATCAACGATCGGACCGGAATGCTGCTGAAGGTCCACCGCAGCAACTTCCGCATCGAGGGTTTTACCGCTGATGTGAAGTTGACGGAGCTGGCCGAGCTCGGAGCGCGGTGCTCGGTACCGGTGGTCGAAGACCGGGGCAGTGGCAGTTTCGTCGACCTGCGGGAACACGGTGTCCCCGAGTCCGAGGCCTGGGAGGGCCTGCGTGCGGGTGCGGACCTGGTGCTGTTTAGCGGTGACAAACTTCTGGGCGGACCGCAGGCGGGCATCCTGCTGGGACGCGCCGAACTGATCGAGCGCGTGCGGCGTCATCCGATGGCGCGCGCGATGCGCGTCGACAAAATGACCCTGGCCGCGCTGCACTGGACCCTTCGCACCCTGCTCGACGATCGAGCGGAACAGATTCCGGTGATCGGCAAACTGCTCGAGCCTCCCGCTGCGCTGGCGGCTCGGGCCCATCGCCTGGCCGCTGCCCTTGTGGCCGTTGGCTGGTCCGAAGCCACGGTCGAAGAGCTGTCGAGTTCGGTCGGCGGTGGCGCACTTCCCGAGATCCAGCTTCCCAGCTGGGTCGTGCGAATTCCCAGCCGGTCGCAGGAATCGGGAAAAGGGCGCAACGCCAACGAGCTGTCGCGACTCCTGCGTACGGGTTCGCCAGCGATTCTGGTGCGCGTGCACCGAGACGCCATCCAGCTGGACTGCAGAACCCTTTGCGATGCCGAAATCGAAGCGATCAGCATGGCCTTCGGGAAACTCTTCGTTGATCGAAGTGCCCGTTCCGGCTAA
- a CDS encoding HNH endonuclease, with translation MLEASVLVLNRSYLPIHVTSVRRAFVLLYRGMARAVDAEYDTFDFESWRARTPEPGKAVAGLVGGVIQVPRVILLAAFDRMPRRHVRFSRANIYSRDRNTCQYCIQKLGRADLNLDHVIPRSQGGRTTWENVVCSCLDCNRIKGGRTPRQAGMRLKRRPQRPRWTPMAGFVGWGQTYPEWGPFLSIINASNGNAELAQH, from the coding sequence ATGCTTGAGGCTTCAGTACTGGTACTGAACCGGTCCTATCTACCGATCCACGTAACATCGGTACGACGCGCCTTTGTCCTCTTGTATCGAGGGATGGCTCGGGCGGTCGACGCCGAGTACGACACATTCGATTTCGAATCGTGGCGCGCCCGCACGCCCGAACCCGGCAAGGCCGTCGCCGGCCTCGTGGGCGGAGTCATCCAGGTTCCTCGCGTGATCCTGCTCGCGGCGTTCGACCGAATGCCCCGCCGCCACGTGCGCTTCAGCAGGGCCAATATCTATTCGCGCGATCGCAATACCTGTCAGTACTGCATCCAGAAGCTGGGTAGAGCAGACCTGAATCTCGACCATGTGATCCCCCGCTCACAAGGCGGTCGGACCACTTGGGAGAACGTCGTTTGCAGCTGTTTGGACTGCAATCGGATCAAGGGAGGCCGTACTCCCCGGCAGGCGGGCATGCGTTTAAAGCGCCGTCCGCAGCGTCCCCGATGGACACCCATGGCAGGTTTCGTCGGATGGGGGCAAACTTACCCGGAGTGGGGACCCTTTCTCTCGATTATCAATGCGTCTAACGGGAACGCCGAGCTGGCTCAGCATTAG
- a CDS encoding MinD/ParA family protein → MGGGKGGIGKSFLVANFATVAARSGLRVILIDADLGGANLHTCLGVRGGERVNLSDVLEDRVVDLNKAAIETPIPGLRLIIGAIGKVGKAETTTEQRERLLAAVRELPADLVIFDLAAGTDRSTVDFFLDADKAFLVTTPEPTAIENAYAFLRAAFYRRLSQALQDSPVRDLVRMAMDQRNERGIRTPSDLLDEIDRISPEEGQRVRGVIAAFSPTLVVNQVRNSEEVKMGFSIRSVCRKFFGINVDYVGYINYDDFAWRSVKERRPLVLAYPRADGALYIRRIVKKLLGS, encoded by the coding sequence ATGGGTGGCGGCAAGGGGGGGATCGGCAAGAGCTTTCTGGTCGCGAACTTCGCGACAGTGGCGGCTCGCTCCGGTCTGCGCGTAATCCTGATCGACGCGGACCTCGGAGGTGCAAACCTCCACACTTGTCTGGGTGTGCGCGGAGGCGAACGCGTAAACCTCTCAGACGTTCTCGAAGACCGCGTCGTCGATCTCAACAAGGCGGCCATCGAAACGCCAATCCCCGGTCTGCGATTGATCATCGGCGCAATCGGGAAGGTCGGGAAAGCCGAAACGACTACTGAACAACGCGAGCGTCTTCTCGCTGCAGTGCGCGAACTTCCTGCTGACCTTGTTATTTTCGATCTCGCCGCGGGCACGGATCGCTCGACGGTCGACTTCTTTCTGGACGCAGACAAGGCGTTCCTGGTCACGACACCTGAACCGACGGCGATCGAGAACGCGTACGCTTTCTTGCGAGCCGCTTTCTATCGTCGACTTTCGCAGGCCTTGCAGGATTCGCCGGTTCGCGATCTGGTCCGCATGGCCATGGACCAGCGGAACGAGCGCGGCATTCGCACTCCTTCCGATCTTCTGGATGAAATCGATCGGATCTCCCCGGAAGAAGGTCAACGAGTGCGAGGAGTGATCGCGGCGTTCTCCCCTACGCTAGTCGTGAATCAGGTTCGCAACAGCGAAGAAGTAAAAATGGGTTTCTCGATCCGCAGCGTGTGTCGGAAGTTCTTCGGGATCAACGTCGACTATGTGGGCTACATCAACTACGATGATTTCGCCTGGCGATCCGTCAAGGAGAGGCGGCCTCTGGTTCTCGCTTACCCGCGCGCCGATGGCGCACTCTATATCCGCAGAATCGTAAAAAAGCTCTTGGGGAGCTGA
- a CDS encoding DnaJ domain-containing protein — MKPLVDQDFYKLLEVPRGGTPKQIERAYRIARVTWEPSSTATYSVFSTDETAAILRRIEEAYAVLSDPQLRREYDARLRSHVEQAQVASSTEVPLEATVESSVEPSAEPPELRITAERVAPQPPLRAPPKDSEPEVELDESLEPSDGVYDGTVLRAVRMSLGIELDEISSLTKVNEDYLNNIEANEYEALPATVYVRGFVKEYAKSIGLSPTTVAESYLQRMKASLGVRD, encoded by the coding sequence ATGAAACCGCTTGTGGACCAGGATTTCTACAAGCTGCTGGAAGTGCCGCGCGGCGGAACACCCAAGCAGATCGAACGTGCCTACCGGATCGCTCGCGTTACTTGGGAGCCTTCGTCAACCGCGACCTACTCGGTCTTTTCCACCGACGAAACCGCCGCGATCCTGCGCCGCATCGAAGAAGCCTACGCCGTGCTTTCCGATCCGCAGTTGCGTCGCGAGTACGATGCACGGCTCAGGAGCCACGTCGAACAGGCGCAGGTGGCCAGCAGTACCGAAGTCCCCCTGGAAGCGACGGTCGAGTCGTCCGTCGAACCGAGCGCGGAACCCCCCGAGCTTCGTATCACCGCCGAGCGCGTTGCTCCGCAGCCACCTCTGCGGGCTCCGCCCAAGGATTCCGAACCCGAAGTCGAACTGGACGAATCGCTGGAGCCATCGGACGGCGTGTACGACGGCACGGTCCTGCGTGCCGTGCGCATGAGCCTCGGTATCGAACTCGACGAAATCTCCTCGCTGACCAAGGTCAACGAAGACTACCTGAACAACATCGAGGCGAACGAGTACGAAGCGTTGCCTGCAACGGTCTATGTGCGCGGCTTCGTCAAGGAATACGCCAAGAGCATCGGGCTTTCCCCGACGACGGTCGCCGAAAGTTATTTGCAGCGCATGAAGGCCAGTCTTGGAGTTCGCGACTAG
- a CDS encoding RluA family pseudouridine synthase encodes MSFTHEVGETHVGKRLDVALGELEPEISRAQARRLIDDGDVMLDGHLAKPSHRLNSGQRISGSIPAALPSSVEPEAIPLTVLLEDPHVIAIDKPAGLVVHPAAGHRAGTLVNALLHHCDNLSGVGGVLRPGIVHRLDKDTSGVLVVAKNDVAHRSLAEQFKAHSIDREYLALVRGTPRADEGSIDAPIARHPKDRKRYTTRSSGGREARTHWRVERRLKEATLLRVRLETGRTHQIRVHLASIGMPVVADSVYGGGRAALGRSLGRQALHATLLGFDHPKTGERVRLVSELPEDLSVFIAGLPG; translated from the coding sequence GTGAGCTTCACGCACGAAGTCGGCGAAACGCACGTGGGCAAGCGACTCGATGTTGCGTTGGGCGAACTGGAGCCAGAGATCTCGCGCGCCCAAGCGCGGCGCCTGATCGACGACGGTGACGTCATGTTGGACGGGCACCTCGCCAAACCATCGCACCGCCTGAACTCGGGGCAGCGCATCAGTGGCAGTATTCCGGCCGCGCTACCGTCCAGTGTGGAACCCGAGGCGATTCCGCTGACCGTGCTGCTCGAAGACCCACACGTGATCGCAATCGACAAACCAGCGGGTCTCGTGGTGCATCCCGCAGCCGGACATCGCGCTGGAACCCTCGTGAATGCGCTCTTGCATCACTGCGACAATCTCTCGGGGGTCGGCGGCGTTCTGCGACCCGGTATCGTGCACCGGCTCGACAAGGACACGTCCGGGGTTCTCGTGGTCGCAAAGAACGACGTGGCGCACCGGAGCCTCGCCGAACAGTTCAAGGCGCACTCCATTGATCGCGAGTACCTGGCACTCGTGCGCGGTACGCCGCGTGCGGACGAGGGATCGATCGACGCGCCCATTGCACGCCACCCCAAGGATCGCAAACGCTACACGACGCGCAGCAGTGGCGGGCGCGAAGCACGTACCCACTGGCGCGTCGAACGGCGACTGAAGGAAGCAACCCTCCTGCGCGTGCGCCTCGAAACCGGTCGAACGCACCAGATCCGCGTTCATCTGGCCTCGATCGGAATGCCGGTGGTCGCCGATTCCGTCTATGGCGGTGGACGTGCTGCGCTCGGTCGCTCACTTGGCCGGCAGGCCCTGCACGCCACGCTACTGGGTTTTGATCATCCGAAGACCGGTGAGCGCGTGCGTCTGGTCTCGGAACTTCCCGAAGACCTCTCCGTATTCATCGCGGGGCTTCCAGGATGA
- the pgeF gene encoding peptidoglycan editing factor PgeF yields the protein MNPAGYETSDLLNELDIDHGFGTRSADPAAPGDVFGAKQVHGTEVLRGPRIPKGAEADAMFTQEPGVAVGIVTADCVPVLFVDRDARVVAAAHAGWRGSADGIAAIVTRRLEREAGVSAVNLFVAIGPHIGPCCYEVDEPVRKRISQASVFQAVRSGHYMLDLLALNIAQLVGAGIPQAQIEHVGACTHCHPERYPSYRRDGTGGRMLHYVRMPHATG from the coding sequence ATGAACCCGGCGGGCTACGAGACCTCGGATCTGCTCAACGAGTTGGACATCGATCACGGTTTTGGAACCCGATCGGCTGACCCGGCTGCACCCGGTGACGTGTTTGGTGCGAAGCAGGTGCACGGAACCGAAGTGCTTCGCGGGCCGCGAATTCCCAAAGGGGCGGAAGCGGACGCGATGTTCACGCAAGAGCCCGGGGTGGCGGTGGGAATCGTTACGGCGGATTGCGTGCCGGTCCTCTTCGTCGACAGAGATGCTCGCGTCGTGGCCGCCGCGCACGCCGGTTGGCGGGGCAGTGCCGATGGGATCGCCGCAATCGTCACACGACGACTCGAGCGGGAGGCGGGCGTGTCGGCTGTGAACCTCTTCGTCGCAATCGGTCCGCATATCGGCCCCTGTTGTTACGAGGTCGACGAACCCGTACGCAAGAGGATCTCGCAGGCGAGTGTGTTCCAGGCTGTGCGCTCCGGCCACTACATGCTCGATCTTCTCGCGCTGAATATCGCCCAGCTCGTTGGCGCGGGAATTCCCCAAGCGCAGATCGAACACGTGGGCGCCTGCACGCATTGCCATCCGGAGCGTTACCCCAGCTACCGCCGCGATGGCACTGGCGGACGCATGCTGCACTACGTGCGCATGCCACACGCCACGGGCTGA
- the rho gene encoding transcription termination factor Rho — MNLKELKQKNVTDLSEMASAQGLEGMGGMTKQELIFAILEMEMKKEDGEIFGEGVLERMSDGYGFLRSPDSSYLPGPDDIYVSPSQIRRFNLRTGDTIEGQIRSPKEGEKYFALLKVNQVNFDRDHAAHRRIKFDSLTALYPDERFKLETQSKKLTTRAVDLVAPIGKGQRALIVSPPKAGKTMLLQDLANAITSNDPKAIVIVLLIDERPEEVTDFQRHVKAEVVSSTFDEPPTRHVQVAEMVIEKARRLVEHGRDVVILLDSITRLARAHNSVIPHSGKILSGGVDANAMQKPKRFFGAARNVEEGGSLTIIGTALVDTGSRMDEVIFEEFKGTGNCEIHLDRKLADRRTYPAIDLSRSSTRREELLMDDDTLQRIWLLRKVLNPLNCVDSMEFLIDKLKATEDNAAFMDSMSR; from the coding sequence ATGAATCTCAAGGAACTGAAGCAGAAGAATGTCACCGACCTGTCGGAGATGGCCAGCGCCCAGGGTCTGGAAGGTATGGGAGGCATGACGAAGCAGGAACTCATCTTCGCCATCCTGGAGATGGAAATGAAAAAGGAAGATGGGGAGATCTTCGGCGAAGGCGTGCTCGAGAGGATGTCGGACGGCTATGGATTCCTGCGCTCGCCCGATTCCAGCTACTTGCCCGGGCCCGATGATATCTATGTTTCGCCTTCGCAGATTCGTCGCTTCAACCTGCGAACCGGCGATACGATCGAAGGGCAGATTCGCTCGCCGAAGGAGGGTGAGAAATACTTCGCGCTTCTAAAGGTCAATCAGGTCAACTTCGATCGCGACCACGCAGCGCATCGGCGCATCAAGTTCGATTCGCTGACCGCCTTGTATCCGGACGAGCGATTCAAACTCGAGACCCAGTCCAAGAAGCTGACGACTCGCGCCGTCGATTTGGTCGCGCCGATTGGCAAGGGCCAGCGCGCGTTGATCGTATCGCCGCCGAAGGCGGGCAAGACCATGCTGCTGCAGGATCTGGCCAATGCCATCACCAGTAACGACCCGAAGGCCATCGTGATTGTGTTGTTGATCGACGAGCGTCCGGAAGAGGTGACCGACTTCCAGCGCCACGTGAAGGCCGAGGTCGTTTCGTCGACGTTTGACGAACCGCCGACACGCCACGTACAGGTCGCTGAAATGGTCATCGAGAAGGCGCGCCGCCTGGTCGAGCACGGACGCGACGTGGTGATCCTGCTCGACTCGATCACGCGACTGGCCCGCGCGCACAACTCCGTGATCCCACATTCCGGCAAGATCCTGTCGGGCGGTGTCGACGCAAATGCCATGCAGAAGCCCAAGCGCTTCTTTGGCGCTGCGCGCAATGTGGAAGAGGGTGGGAGCCTGACGATCATCGGCACGGCGCTCGTGGATACGGGCTCGCGCATGGACGAAGTGATCTTCGAGGAGTTCAAAGGCACGGGAAACTGTGAGATCCATCTGGACCGCAAACTGGCGGATCGCCGCACCTACCCCGCGATCGACCTCAGTCGCAGCTCGACCCGCCGCGAGGAACTCTTGATGGACGACGACACGCTTCAGCGCATCTGGCTGCTGCGAAAGGTCCTCAACCCGCTCAATTGCGTCGATTCCATGGAATTCCTGATCGACAAGCTGAAGGCGACCGAGGACAACGCCGCCTTCATGGACTCGATGAGCAGGTAG
- the rpmE gene encoding 50S ribosomal protein L31 → MKPDIHPEYKMMRVHCACGNEFETRSTVDAIRVEICSACHPFYTGKQKIVDTAGKVEKFRLRYAKKS, encoded by the coding sequence ATGAAGCCCGATATCCATCCCGAGTACAAAATGATGCGCGTTCACTGCGCCTGCGGGAATGAGTTCGAAACTCGTTCGACCGTCGACGCAATTCGGGTAGAGATCTGTTCGGCCTGTCATCCGTTCTATACGGGTAAGCAGAAGATCGTGGACACCGCCGGAAAGGTTGAGAAATTCCGGCTCCGCTACGCGAAGAAGAGCTGA
- the prfA gene encoding peptide chain release factor 1 — MFDRIEEVEARYNELEAQLATPEIASNPNLLREVSQELAALRDTVETYRRLKELRTALADNEDLLGDSDAEIAELAKAELGEIRPQIEIVEAELKRHLIPKDPRDSRNVVIEIRGGTGGDEAALFSHDLFRMYSRYADERKWKVEVLSASETDGGGMKEVIATITGSGAYGRLKHESGVHRVQRVPATESQGRIHTSTATVAVLPEAEEADVTVEDKDLRIDVYRASGPGGQSVNTTDSAVRITHLPTGLVVTCQDEKSQHKNKARAMKILRSRLYDAEQDRLAAERATERKGQIGTGGRSERIRTYNFPQNRVTDHRVGVTLHKLERVMEGDLGELIEQVVVDLEARELEG, encoded by the coding sequence ATGTTCGATCGGATTGAAGAGGTAGAAGCCCGGTACAACGAGCTGGAGGCCCAGCTCGCGACGCCCGAGATTGCCTCGAACCCGAATCTTTTGCGCGAGGTCAGCCAGGAGCTGGCGGCCCTGCGCGACACGGTCGAAACCTATCGGCGGCTCAAGGAGCTGCGGACGGCCCTGGCCGACAACGAAGATCTGCTCGGGGACTCGGATGCAGAAATTGCCGAGCTGGCCAAGGCAGAACTGGGGGAGATTCGCCCCCAGATCGAAATCGTGGAAGCCGAGCTCAAACGCCACCTGATCCCCAAGGATCCCCGCGACAGCCGCAACGTGGTCATCGAGATCCGCGGCGGAACCGGCGGAGACGAGGCGGCGCTGTTTTCCCACGACCTTTTTCGCATGTACTCCCGCTACGCCGACGAACGCAAATGGAAGGTCGAAGTCCTTTCCGCGTCGGAGACCGATGGTGGCGGCATGAAGGAAGTCATCGCCACCATCACGGGCTCGGGAGCCTACGGTCGGCTGAAACACGAGAGCGGCGTGCACCGCGTGCAGCGGGTACCCGCGACCGAGTCGCAGGGCCGTATCCATACTTCCACCGCAACCGTGGCCGTCCTGCCCGAAGCCGAAGAGGCCGACGTGACGGTCGAGGATAAAGATCTGCGTATCGACGTCTATCGCGCTTCTGGGCCCGGCGGGCAGAGCGTCAATACGACTGACTCTGCCGTGCGCATCACGCATCTTCCGACCGGCCTGGTCGTCACCTGTCAGGACGAGAAATCCCAGCACAAGAACAAGGCGCGGGCCATGAAGATCCTGCGCTCGCGGCTCTATGACGCAGAGCAGGACCGACTGGCCGCCGAGCGCGCCACCGAGCGCAAGGGCCAGATCGGAACCGGCGGACGCAGTGAACGCATCCGGACCTACAATTTTCCTCAGAATCGCGTCACCGATCACCGCGTCGGAGTGACTCTGCACAAGCTCGAACGTGTCATGGAAGGCGATCTGGGTGAATTGATCGAGCAGGTAGTCGTCGATCTGGAAGCACGGGAGCTGGAAGGATGA